A genomic segment from Asterias amurensis chromosome 6, ASM3211899v1 encodes:
- the LOC139938010 gene encoding uncharacterized protein isoform X1, giving the protein MKMAASTACKQVKMFFRRMIKKSEPDEEGGEKEEEEGGGGGGEKPKKQPETPVKAKNIKWQYDAEELFNLRDSPATKRKPICLSEEYCDDNGVWDPEKWHGSLSGKRSRGPSPLTLQEGGRDRKKFTGDVKDRLKDDKDGIILSPQRRSFGHGCSVTTPLNTTLPTHLGSNFSSDRDKDNIPRTLPTRRIGSGRIITRNRSLDEEREVDVRDRPRDRDREGGTGRDGGRYGDRDNNPRVINRRGSHGTADRSWRAPRHEEPEWFTEGPESQSDTIVLRGFSNKHLDDSGSDTEAKDTGNTGPSVADRNGSMETASSSSPEGGRERFENSHNTSGTTPSKDFDINDFFKFADNIPMPMVASPDEAERTGKSRFSHLFTSTVSRSRSSSTSRSNSRKSSLHDDELDFLNELTHRNSPALMSPASVFTPIKPMGDHGSHRQSHPSSQQPQTQQSLLHILQSGGQGRSAQNYPAPQGQVKSLAEIEAGLKQTTITTRPAMGRTTPPAPVPLSNTMAQSSRERMNQLGGLFSMMAGQSKEDQTAFNRFVSSMRAAGSLPNAGMQHPVEGRSLSPIEVQLLRQHMTPSPQPPAQQMFSHTHPPHSVNSPALSMAAMMGGDGQHQQQGVVLGSQGRRPHGQAVPPTLQVPDIVNRVPSPINQEVMATMMPQVPQPQTRQQPHLLKPTPTNQQEVINALLQQASTNPTLAAALRNQAGMTPQGGMSPVGRVPSPAIQQDLLHQALLPPHTPRTPSPIAFGQQSPLPGGRSPIPFGLPGATSPLLPNARSPIMPASPTATPIRPRVPSPQELAKHTQNILQQALIKRQLEVQKEKFMARESASRSKSPGPQGPGGGMMQQMPPVQMGSGQMVPGQMGPGQMAPGQMGPGQMHPGQMPPGQMGPGQMHPGQMGPGGVPMGPGGIPERWGPQQITTTFTNPPPTTPTKTMPKLATAFTPTSVIRKMHETRAEAKMAGSADPKTPGEPKEGDRTSDTIPGSPQHTPAPGDKSSSSIKTPTVTLTTATPPRSSDGGSVLGSPSRVRVALSPQGGLSPMHKPNMVPDQQQSSPHRQPMKQQKQAGENLMGQQQQKMQPPLSPAHQPHSSPSRHPGRHPEQQQHHQPHNHNQPGPEHNFSGDRNRRQQPQSRPNSHSPIPPNMAGHRGVSPRPMGPPFGAGGMPRMNPGMMTSPAAAQAQVQAQAAALAQATLIRGALFQQAAMPSPMRGGNPFPQMQQQQQQQQQQQQQQQQQQTQQTRPGVSPQLASMQLILNQMNAFQGALAAGMQQKQQHQQQHQQQQQQHRPPQAGQQQFNQQDMFKHLSEMSAPQHQSQHLHQQQQHHQQQQHQQHMQQFMSPQPTNYHINDSGIGMNGSSQESRHSPVNQLAKWFGADVLKQPMSQMTPVLPQGQKVMSVEELERQQQVVG; this is encoded by the exons ATGAAAATGGCAGCCTCTACAGCATGCAAGCAAGTGAAAATGTTTTTTCG GAGGATGATTAAGAAGTCTGAGCCTGATGAGGAAGGAGGAGAGAAGGAAGAAGAGgagggtggtggtggtggtggtgagaAGCCCAAGAAGCAGCCGGAGACCCCAGTCAAAGCCAAGAACATCAAGTGGCAATATGACGCT GAAGAGTTATTTAACCTAAGAGACAGCCCAGCTACCAAGAGGAAGCCAATTTGTCTGTCTGAGGAATACTGCGA TGACAATGGTGTTTGGGATCCTGAGAAGTGGCATGGCTCTCTGTCCGGCAAGAGGTCTCGTGGGCCGTCACCTTTGACCCTGCAGGAAGGAGGTCGCGACAGAAAGAAATTTACTG GTGATGTCAAAGATCGTTTAAAGGATGACAAAGATGGCATCATTCTGAGCCCCCAGCGTCGCAGCTTCGGGCACGGCTGCAGCGTCACAACCCCTCTAAACACCACCCTCCCCACCCATCTGGGCTCAAACTTCAGCAGCGACCGGGATAAGGATAACATTCCCCGCACTCTGCCGACGCGCCGCATCGGGAGCGGCCGAATCATCACGCGAAACCGCTCCCTGGACGAGGAGAGGGAGGTAGACGTGAGGGATCGGCCCCGAGATCGAGATAGAGAAGGGGGCACTGGCAGAGACGGTGGTAGATATGGTGATAGAGACAACAACCCCAGGGTCATTAACAGACGAGGAAGCCATGGTACTGCTGACCGATCAT GGAGAGCACCAAGACACGAGGAGCCAGAGTGGTTTACCGAGGGACCGGAGAGCCAGTCAGACACCATCGTACTGCGTGGTTTCAGCAACAAGCACTTGGACGACAGTGGAAGCGACACAGAGGCCAAGGATACAG gaaaCACGGGTCCATCAGTCGCAGATCGTAACGGTAGTATGGAGACGGCAAGCTCCAGCTCCCCAGAGGGTGGACGGGAGCGATTTGAGAACAGCCACAACACCAGCGGCACCACGCCCAGCAAGGACTTCGACATCAATGACTTCTTCAAGTTTGCTGACAATATTCCCATGCCG ATGGTTGCTAGTCCTGATGAAGCTGAGCGGACCGGTAAGAGTAGATTCAGTCATCTCTTCACGTCCACGGTGAGTCGTAGCAGGAGCAGCAGCACAAGTCGTAGCAACAGCAGGAAGTCTTCTCTTCATGACGACGAACTGGACTTCTTGAATG AATTGACACATCGAAACAGTCCAGCGCTGATGTCGCCTGCGTCTGTGTTCACGCCGATCAAACCCATGGGTGACCATGGGTCCCATCGCCAGTCCCATCCTTCGTCCCAGCAACCTCAGACCCAGCAGTCTCTACTGCATATCCTGCAGAGCGGCGGTCAGGGACGCTCGGCCCAGAACTACCCTG CGCCACAAGGCCAGGTGAAGAGTCTCGCCGAGATAGAAGCCGGCCTGAAGCAGACCACCATCACCACTAGACCGGCGATGGGCAGGACCACTCCGCCGGCCCCTGTACCTCTGAGCAACACCATGGCTCAGTCCAGCAGGGAGAGGATGAACCAGCTTGGTGGACTGTTCAGCATGATGGCCGGACAGTCCAAGGAAGACCAGACTGCGTTCAATCGCTTTGTGTCCAGCATGAGGGCTGCTGGAAGTCTGCCAAATGCTGGCATG CAGCATCCAGTGGAGGGGCGCTCCCTCTCTCCTATCGAGGTACAACTCCTGCGCCAGCACATGACGCCCTCCCCTCAACCCCCAGCCCAGCAGATGTTCAGCCACACCCATCCTCCTCACAGCGTCAATAGCCCCGCCCTCAGCATGGCGGCCATGATGGGCGGCGACGGGCAGCATCAGCAACAAGGCGTTGTCCTGGGGAGCCAGGGGAGGCGACCCCATGGGCAGGCTGTGCCCCCTACACTGCAGGTTCCTGATATAGTGAACAG AGTTCCCTCCCCGATCAACCAGGAGGTCATGGCGACCATGATGCCCCAGGTGCCCCAACCCCAGACCAGACAGCAGCCCCatctcctcaagccaacccCAACCAACCAGCAAGAGGTGATCAACGCCCTCCTGCAGCAGGCTTCGACCAACCCGACCCTGGCCGCTGCCCTGAGGAACCAGGCCGGCATGACGCCCCAGGGTGGGATGAGCCCCGTGGGTAGAGTGCCATCGCCGGCGATTCAACAGGATTTGCTTCACCAGGCGCTGCTGCCGCCTCACACACCCAGGACGCCATCACCGATAG CTTTTGGCCAGCAGTCGCCCCTCCCTGGGGGTCGAAGCCCAATACCCTTTGGCTTACCGGGTGCAACCTCGCCCCTCCTGCCCAATGCACGGTCCCCTATCATGCCGGCTAGTCCAACTGCGACACCCATTCGCCCCCGTGTGCCGTCACCCCAAGAGTTGGCCAAACACACCCAGAACATCCTGCAGCAGGCGTTGATCAAGCGGCAGCTGGAAGTTCAGAAGGAGAAGTTTATGGCCAGAGAGTCTGCAAG CAGGTCCAAGTCACCGGGTCCACAAGGGCCGGGCGGTGGCATGATGCAACAAATGCCCCCTGTTCAGATGGGCTCTGGGCAGATGGTCCCTGGTCAGATGGGCCCTGGGCAAATGGCCCCTGGCCAGATGGGGCCTGGGCAAATGCATCCTGGACAGATGCCCCCTGGCCAGATGGGCCCTGGGCAAATGCATCCTGGCCAGATGGGACCAGGAGGGGTCCCGATGGGTCCAGGAGGGATCCCAGAGAGATGGGGACCTCAGCAGATTACGACGACTTTCACCAACCCTCCTCCGACTACCCCTACCAAG ACAATGCCAAAGTTAGCTACTGCATTTACGCCAACATCGGTGATCCGTAAGATGCACGAGACACGAGCAGAGGCGAAGATGGCTGGCAGTGCTGACCCCAAGACGCCGGGTGAACCAAAGGAAGGTGACAGGACCTCAG ACACTATACCTGGTTCCCCACAGCATACTCCCGCTCCGGGAGACAAATCCTCATCGAGTATCAAGACTCCTACAGTGACCTTGACCACAGCTACACCTCCTCGTTCATCGGATGGTGGATCAGTGCTAGGCTCACCAAGCAGGGTTAGAGTTGCCCTGAGCCCTCAAGGGGGTCTATCCCCGATGCATAAGCCAAATATGGTGCCAGACCAACAACAGTCCTCGCCGCACAGACAGCCAATGAAGCAGCAGAAACAGGCTGGGGAGAATCTGATGGGGCAACAGCAGCAGAAGATGCAGCCGCCGCTGTCGCCTGCACACCAGCCACATTCCTCACCGTCCCGACACCCCGGGCGACACCCCGAACAGCAGCAGCACCACCAGCCCCATAATCACAACCAGCCGGGACCAGAGCACAACTTCTCAGGCGACAGGAACAGACGCCAGCAGCCGCAGTCCAGACCGAACAGTCACTCGCCGATTCCGCCCAATATGGCAGGGCACCGGGGCGTGTCTCCCCGCCCTATGGGACCCCCGTTCGGGGCAGGTGGGATGCCGAGGATGAATCCGGGTATGATGACGTCGCCGGCAGCTGCACAGGCTCAAGTACAAGCCCAGGCTGCTGCCCTGGCTCAGGCGACCCTGATTCGTGGAGCTCTTTTTCAGCAAGCTGCAATGCCTTCACCTATGAGGGGAGGGAATCCTTTTCCACAGatgcaacaacagcagcagcagcaacaacaacagcagcaacaacaacaacaacag CAGACCCAACAGACTCGCCCCGGTGTGTCACCGCAATTAGCCTCCATGCAACTGATCTTGAACCAGATGAACGCCTTTCAAGGTGCATTAGCGGCAGGTATGCAGCAGAAACAGCAgcaccaacaacaacatcagcagcagcagcaacaacatcgGCCTCCTCAAGCTGGCCAGCAGCAGTTCAACCAACAAG ATATGTTCAAGCATTTGTCAGAAATGTCGGCGCCCCAGCACCAGTCCCAGCATCTGCACCAACAGCAGCAGCACCaccagcaacagcaacatcaacagcatATGCAGCAGTTCATGTCCCCTCAACCAACCAACTACCACATCAATGACAGTGGCATAGGAATGAACGGAAGCAGTCAGGAGTCCAGACACTCTCCGGTCAACCAGCTTGCCAAGTGGTTCGGAGCAGACGTCCTAAAGCAGCCAATGTCCCAGATGACCCCAGTGCTGCCCCAGGGGCAGAAGGTCATGTCGGTGGAAGAGTTGGAACGACAGCAGCAGGTCGTCGGCTGA
- the LOC139938010 gene encoding uncharacterized protein isoform X3 — protein MKMAASTACKQVKMFFRRMIKKSEPDEEGGEKEEEEGGGGGGEKPKKQPETPVKAKNIKWQYDAEELFNLRDSPATKRKPICLSEEYCDDNGVWDPEKWHGSLSGKRSRGPSPLTLQEGGRDRKKFTGDVKDRLKDDKDGIILSPQRRSFGHGCSVTTPLNTTLPTHLGSNFSSDRDKDNIPRTLPTRRIGSGRIITRNRSLDEEREVDVRDRPRDRDREGGTGRDGGRYGDRDNNPRVINRRGSHGTADRSWRAPRHEEPEWFTEGPESQSDTIVLRGFSNKHLDDSGSDTEAKDTGNTGPSVADRNGSMETASSSSPEGGRERFENSHNTSGTTPSKDFDINDFFKFADNIPMPMVASPDEAERTGKSRFSHLFTSTVSRSRSSSTSRSNSRKSSLHDDELDFLNELTHRNSPALMSPASVFTPIKPMGDHGSHRQSHPSSQQPQTQQSLLHILQSGGQGRSAQNYPAPQGQVKSLAEIEAGLKQTTITTRPAMGRTTPPAPVPLSNTMAQSSRERMNQLGGLFSMMAGQSKEDQTAFNRFVSSMRAAGSLPNAGMQHPVEGRSLSPIEVQLLRQHMTPSPQPPAQQMFSHTHPPHSVNSPALSMAAMMGGDGQHQQQGVVLGSQGRRPHGQAVPPTLQVPDIVNRVPSPINQEVMATMMPQVPQPQTRQQPHLLKPTPTNQQEVINALLQQASTNPTLAAALRNQAGMTPQGGMSPVGRVPSPAIQQDLLHQALLPPHTPRTPSPIAFGQQSPLPGGRSPIPFGLPGATSPLLPNARSPIMPASPTATPIRPRVPSPQELAKHTQNILQQALIKRQLEVQKEKFMARESASRSKSPGPQGPGGGMMQQMPPVQMGSGQMVPGQMGPGQMAPGQMGPGQMHPGQMPPGQMGPGQMHPGQMGPGGVPMGPGGIPERWGPQQITTTFTNPPPTTPTKTMPKLATAFTPTSVIRKMHETRAEAKMAGSADPKTPGEPKEGDRTSDTIPGSPQHTPAPGDKSSSSIKTPTVTLTTATPPRSSDGGSVLGSPSRVRVALSPQGGLSPMHKPNMVPDQQQSSPHRQPMKQQKQAGENLMGQQQQKMQPPLSPAHQPHSSPSRHPGRHPEQQQHHQPHNHNQPGPEHNFSGDRNRRQQPQSRPNSHSPIPPNMAGHRGVSPRPMGPPFGAGGMPRMNPGMMTSPAAAQAQVQAQAAALAQATLIRGALFQQAAMPSPMRGGNPFPQMQQQQQQQQQQQQQQQQQTQQTRPGVSPQLASMQLILNQMNAFQGALAAGMQQKQQHQQQHQQQQQQHRPPQAGQQQFNQQDMFKHLSEMSAPQHQSQHLHQQQQHHQQQQHQQHMQQFMSPQPTNYHINDSGIGMNGSSQESRHSPVNQLAKWFGADVLKQPMSQMTPVLPQGQKVMSVEELERQQQVVG, from the exons ATGAAAATGGCAGCCTCTACAGCATGCAAGCAAGTGAAAATGTTTTTTCG GAGGATGATTAAGAAGTCTGAGCCTGATGAGGAAGGAGGAGAGAAGGAAGAAGAGgagggtggtggtggtggtggtgagaAGCCCAAGAAGCAGCCGGAGACCCCAGTCAAAGCCAAGAACATCAAGTGGCAATATGACGCT GAAGAGTTATTTAACCTAAGAGACAGCCCAGCTACCAAGAGGAAGCCAATTTGTCTGTCTGAGGAATACTGCGA TGACAATGGTGTTTGGGATCCTGAGAAGTGGCATGGCTCTCTGTCCGGCAAGAGGTCTCGTGGGCCGTCACCTTTGACCCTGCAGGAAGGAGGTCGCGACAGAAAGAAATTTACTG GTGATGTCAAAGATCGTTTAAAGGATGACAAAGATGGCATCATTCTGAGCCCCCAGCGTCGCAGCTTCGGGCACGGCTGCAGCGTCACAACCCCTCTAAACACCACCCTCCCCACCCATCTGGGCTCAAACTTCAGCAGCGACCGGGATAAGGATAACATTCCCCGCACTCTGCCGACGCGCCGCATCGGGAGCGGCCGAATCATCACGCGAAACCGCTCCCTGGACGAGGAGAGGGAGGTAGACGTGAGGGATCGGCCCCGAGATCGAGATAGAGAAGGGGGCACTGGCAGAGACGGTGGTAGATATGGTGATAGAGACAACAACCCCAGGGTCATTAACAGACGAGGAAGCCATGGTACTGCTGACCGATCAT GGAGAGCACCAAGACACGAGGAGCCAGAGTGGTTTACCGAGGGACCGGAGAGCCAGTCAGACACCATCGTACTGCGTGGTTTCAGCAACAAGCACTTGGACGACAGTGGAAGCGACACAGAGGCCAAGGATACAG gaaaCACGGGTCCATCAGTCGCAGATCGTAACGGTAGTATGGAGACGGCAAGCTCCAGCTCCCCAGAGGGTGGACGGGAGCGATTTGAGAACAGCCACAACACCAGCGGCACCACGCCCAGCAAGGACTTCGACATCAATGACTTCTTCAAGTTTGCTGACAATATTCCCATGCCG ATGGTTGCTAGTCCTGATGAAGCTGAGCGGACCGGTAAGAGTAGATTCAGTCATCTCTTCACGTCCACGGTGAGTCGTAGCAGGAGCAGCAGCACAAGTCGTAGCAACAGCAGGAAGTCTTCTCTTCATGACGACGAACTGGACTTCTTGAATG AATTGACACATCGAAACAGTCCAGCGCTGATGTCGCCTGCGTCTGTGTTCACGCCGATCAAACCCATGGGTGACCATGGGTCCCATCGCCAGTCCCATCCTTCGTCCCAGCAACCTCAGACCCAGCAGTCTCTACTGCATATCCTGCAGAGCGGCGGTCAGGGACGCTCGGCCCAGAACTACCCTG CGCCACAAGGCCAGGTGAAGAGTCTCGCCGAGATAGAAGCCGGCCTGAAGCAGACCACCATCACCACTAGACCGGCGATGGGCAGGACCACTCCGCCGGCCCCTGTACCTCTGAGCAACACCATGGCTCAGTCCAGCAGGGAGAGGATGAACCAGCTTGGTGGACTGTTCAGCATGATGGCCGGACAGTCCAAGGAAGACCAGACTGCGTTCAATCGCTTTGTGTCCAGCATGAGGGCTGCTGGAAGTCTGCCAAATGCTGGCATG CAGCATCCAGTGGAGGGGCGCTCCCTCTCTCCTATCGAGGTACAACTCCTGCGCCAGCACATGACGCCCTCCCCTCAACCCCCAGCCCAGCAGATGTTCAGCCACACCCATCCTCCTCACAGCGTCAATAGCCCCGCCCTCAGCATGGCGGCCATGATGGGCGGCGACGGGCAGCATCAGCAACAAGGCGTTGTCCTGGGGAGCCAGGGGAGGCGACCCCATGGGCAGGCTGTGCCCCCTACACTGCAGGTTCCTGATATAGTGAACAG AGTTCCCTCCCCGATCAACCAGGAGGTCATGGCGACCATGATGCCCCAGGTGCCCCAACCCCAGACCAGACAGCAGCCCCatctcctcaagccaacccCAACCAACCAGCAAGAGGTGATCAACGCCCTCCTGCAGCAGGCTTCGACCAACCCGACCCTGGCCGCTGCCCTGAGGAACCAGGCCGGCATGACGCCCCAGGGTGGGATGAGCCCCGTGGGTAGAGTGCCATCGCCGGCGATTCAACAGGATTTGCTTCACCAGGCGCTGCTGCCGCCTCACACACCCAGGACGCCATCACCGATAG CTTTTGGCCAGCAGTCGCCCCTCCCTGGGGGTCGAAGCCCAATACCCTTTGGCTTACCGGGTGCAACCTCGCCCCTCCTGCCCAATGCACGGTCCCCTATCATGCCGGCTAGTCCAACTGCGACACCCATTCGCCCCCGTGTGCCGTCACCCCAAGAGTTGGCCAAACACACCCAGAACATCCTGCAGCAGGCGTTGATCAAGCGGCAGCTGGAAGTTCAGAAGGAGAAGTTTATGGCCAGAGAGTCTGCAAG CAGGTCCAAGTCACCGGGTCCACAAGGGCCGGGCGGTGGCATGATGCAACAAATGCCCCCTGTTCAGATGGGCTCTGGGCAGATGGTCCCTGGTCAGATGGGCCCTGGGCAAATGGCCCCTGGCCAGATGGGGCCTGGGCAAATGCATCCTGGACAGATGCCCCCTGGCCAGATGGGCCCTGGGCAAATGCATCCTGGCCAGATGGGACCAGGAGGGGTCCCGATGGGTCCAGGAGGGATCCCAGAGAGATGGGGACCTCAGCAGATTACGACGACTTTCACCAACCCTCCTCCGACTACCCCTACCAAG ACAATGCCAAAGTTAGCTACTGCATTTACGCCAACATCGGTGATCCGTAAGATGCACGAGACACGAGCAGAGGCGAAGATGGCTGGCAGTGCTGACCCCAAGACGCCGGGTGAACCAAAGGAAGGTGACAGGACCTCAG ACACTATACCTGGTTCCCCACAGCATACTCCCGCTCCGGGAGACAAATCCTCATCGAGTATCAAGACTCCTACAGTGACCTTGACCACAGCTACACCTCCTCGTTCATCGGATGGTGGATCAGTGCTAGGCTCACCAAGCAGGGTTAGAGTTGCCCTGAGCCCTCAAGGGGGTCTATCCCCGATGCATAAGCCAAATATGGTGCCAGACCAACAACAGTCCTCGCCGCACAGACAGCCAATGAAGCAGCAGAAACAGGCTGGGGAGAATCTGATGGGGCAACAGCAGCAGAAGATGCAGCCGCCGCTGTCGCCTGCACACCAGCCACATTCCTCACCGTCCCGACACCCCGGGCGACACCCCGAACAGCAGCAGCACCACCAGCCCCATAATCACAACCAGCCGGGACCAGAGCACAACTTCTCAGGCGACAGGAACAGACGCCAGCAGCCGCAGTCCAGACCGAACAGTCACTCGCCGATTCCGCCCAATATGGCAGGGCACCGGGGCGTGTCTCCCCGCCCTATGGGACCCCCGTTCGGGGCAGGTGGGATGCCGAGGATGAATCCGGGTATGATGACGTCGCCGGCAGCTGCACAGGCTCAAGTACAAGCCCAGGCTGCTGCCCTGGCTCAGGCGACCCTGATTCGTGGAGCTCTTTTTCAGCAAGCTGCAATGCCTTCACCTATGAGGGGAGGGAATCCTTTTCCACAGatgcaacaacagcagcagcagcaacaacaacagcagcaacaacaacaacaacag ACCCAACAGACTCGCCCCGGTGTGTCACCGCAATTAGCCTCCATGCAACTGATCTTGAACCAGATGAACGCCTTTCAAGGTGCATTAGCGGCAGGTATGCAGCAGAAACAGCAgcaccaacaacaacatcagcagcagcagcaacaacatcgGCCTCCTCAAGCTGGCCAGCAGCAGTTCAACCAACAAG ATATGTTCAAGCATTTGTCAGAAATGTCGGCGCCCCAGCACCAGTCCCAGCATCTGCACCAACAGCAGCAGCACCaccagcaacagcaacatcaacagcatATGCAGCAGTTCATGTCCCCTCAACCAACCAACTACCACATCAATGACAGTGGCATAGGAATGAACGGAAGCAGTCAGGAGTCCAGACACTCTCCGGTCAACCAGCTTGCCAAGTGGTTCGGAGCAGACGTCCTAAAGCAGCCAATGTCCCAGATGACCCCAGTGCTGCCCCAGGGGCAGAAGGTCATGTCGGTGGAAGAGTTGGAACGACAGCAGCAGGTCGTCGGCTGA